The following proteins are encoded in a genomic region of Magallana gigas chromosome 1, xbMagGiga1.1, whole genome shotgun sequence:
- the LOC105343544 gene encoding multiple epidermal growth factor-like domains protein 10, protein MCSRHFVQIANVVVCISLSGVCNAYVNLALHKPAFQSNSNQAKEDISVANYVVDGLKTDPSLDGGQCATTTLGKQTSTWWVDLTSIHSIHHITIYFMTMTKGLDNHHEIASSYLGFSVYVSNTTDKQQGVLCFKDNGFNESTKPAVFTTKCTVHGRYVIYNNEKLAGIENPDRNSAYVMNNLCEVEVYGCQTAGYYGADCSSPCPHVNCQHCHIETGTCQGCMPGYQGQRCQLDCERGWYGVNCNKTCGHCRHMDQCSNTNGTCLTGCDAGFQGELCNTTCETGWYGEDCKETCEQCRDLDQCSHINGTCLTGCRAGFHGDFCNITCEFGYYGIGCRQKCSAFCETSFDCNTVTGQCNGGCMDGWEGPKCLKLSMFTIDAHKWKMEFYGMFCIVALFLMIFGIMVSYCVLTRFSKKDVLIQHDYNDTEETGSGGISTLSEIDVSCYYYREVDESNDIDMSITNPAYEIEQYDERVELE, encoded by the exons ATGTGTTCCAGGCATTTTGTACAGATTGCAAACGTTGTTGTATGTATAAGTCTATCAGGGGTCTGCAATGCGTATG TGAACCTAGCGCTACACAAACCAGCTTTCCAGTCAAATTCAAACCAGGCAAAAGAGGATATATCTGTTGCGAATTACGTTGTTGACGGACTGAAAACGGACCCAAGTTTGGACGGAGGACAATGTGCTACCACAACGTTAGGCAAACAGACATCCACCTGGTGGGTGGACCTGACCAGTATCCACAGTATTCACCACATCACAATCTATTTCATGACCATGACCAAGGGCTTAG ATAACCATCACGAGATTGCTTCCAGTTATCTAGGATTTTCAGTGTATGTTTCCAACACAACTGATAAACAACAAGGAGTGTTGTGTTTCAAGGACAACGGTTTTAATGAAAGCACGAAGCCAGCTGTCTTTACAACAAAGTGCACTGTCCACGGACGATATGTCATTTACAACAACGAGAAACTGGCTGGAATTGAGAATCCTGACAGAAACAGTGCATATGTTATGAATAATCTATGTGAAGTAGAGGTATATG GTTGTCAAACAGCTGGGTATTACGGAGCTGACTGTTCAAGTCCATGTCCACATGTTAACTGTCAGCACTGTCACATTGAGACGGGCACCTGTCAGGGTTGTATGCCTGGGTACCAAGGTCAGCGCTGTCAATTAG ATTGCGAGAGAGGATGGTATGGGGTGAACTGTAATAAAACCTGTGGTCACTGCCGTCACATGGATCAATGTTCAAATACAAATGGAACGTGCCTAACTGGATGTGACGCTGGTTTTCAAGGAGAGCTGTGCAACACAA CTTGTGAAACAGGCTGGTATGGGGAGGACTGTAAGGAAACATGCGAACAATGCCGTGACCTAGATCAATGTTCTCACATCAATGGAACATGCTTGACCGGGTGTAGAGCTGGTTTTCATGGAGACTTTTGTAATATAA CGTGTGAATTTGGATACTACGGCATTGGGTGCCGCCAGAAATGCAGCGCTTTTTGTGAAACATCGTTCGACTGTAACACCGTCACAGGACAATGTAATGGCGGGTGTATGGATGGATGGGAAGGACCAAAGTGTCTTAAAC tATCAATGTTCACAATTGATGCGCATAAATGGAAGATGGAGTTTTATGGAATGTTCTGTATTGTTGCCTTATTCCTTATGATCTTTGGAATAATGGTCTCATATTGTGTGTTGACTCG ATTTTCAAAGAAAGATGTGTTGATACAGCACGATTATAACGACACAGAGGAGACAGGAAGTGGTGGTATATCCACTCTGTCAGAAATCGATGTTTCCTGTTATTATTACCGAGAGGTTGATGAATCGAACGACATTGATATGTCAATTACA aacCCTGCTTACGAAATAGAACAATACGACGAAAGAGTTGAGTTAGAGTGA